A window from Coraliomargarita sinensis encodes these proteins:
- a CDS encoding Dps family protein, whose amino-acid sequence MAKKKQAVRKADPVINGLRQVVADSYAVLGQTHICHWNVRGHNFFSLHTAFEEQYTELFTAVDEIAERIRALGALAPGGLGNLAKMAGIKEIPEDTPADEMVAHLVRANKRLVANLQKARDAAAKSGDAETEDLMIARIQVHEKTIWMLDSFLAA is encoded by the coding sequence ATGGCTAAAAAGAAACAAGCAGTACGCAAAGCAGATCCAGTCATTAACGGCCTCAGGCAGGTTGTTGCGGATTCTTACGCCGTTCTCGGCCAAACGCATATTTGTCACTGGAATGTGCGCGGGCACAACTTCTTCTCCTTGCACACTGCTTTTGAGGAGCAATACACCGAGCTCTTCACCGCAGTGGATGAGATTGCCGAGCGTATTCGTGCACTGGGTGCTTTGGCGCCCGGCGGTTTGGGAAACTTGGCCAAGATGGCCGGGATTAAGGAAATTCCAGAAGATACACCGGCCGATGAAATGGTGGCTCACCTTGTGCGGGCGAATAAGAGGCTAGTGGCAAATCTACAAAAAGCTCGGGATGCCGCCGCAAAGTCTGGAGATGCGGAAACCGAGGATCTTATGATCGCGCGTATCCAAGTGCACGAAAAGACGATCTGGATGTTGGATAGCTTCCTCGCCGCCTGA
- a CDS encoding NAD(P)H-binding protein, translating into MPADSRSRPLVALAGASGFVGTHLREHLSGSYDFRAISRSPSVVEQQSGQGTTEWRQCDLYSLPRVTEALEGCDYGIYLVHSMAPSSRLIQSRFEDTDLLLADNFIRAAEAAGLKHVVYLSGLMPKEKEGLSPHLKSRLEVEGVLRSRSVKVTVLRAGLIFGPGGSSFSLLINLVRRLPIMLLPAWVRSQTHSIDITDVCQAFELSLVDADLAGGTYDLGGHEAMSYREMIKRTAALLGKNARFINFPYNAFGLSKQWVALFGSVPPALVGPLQESLQYDLVASPNPLLDRLRERMIPFEESFARSVDEGGNPKPNPRSRTQAADQASLKAEKRVRSVQRMGYPKDWSAKDVATEYGVWLTRRFRGIIRADTDSEGIVRFSLLTRRVCLLELSPTPYSRGNPRRCAFYISGGILSRQVDPPGRLEFRLFPELPCMIASIHGFAPTLPWWLYANTQARLHLRVMRAFRRHMSKLREVPRSDTNH; encoded by the coding sequence ATGCCCGCCGACTCCCGCTCGCGACCACTGGTAGCACTGGCTGGTGCCAGCGGGTTTGTCGGCACGCATCTGCGTGAGCATTTAAGTGGAAGCTACGACTTTCGTGCGATTAGTCGCAGTCCGAGTGTCGTTGAGCAACAGTCCGGCCAAGGCACAACTGAATGGCGCCAATGCGACCTTTACTCGCTTCCCCGTGTTACCGAAGCGTTGGAAGGTTGCGATTATGGTATCTACTTGGTGCACTCGATGGCGCCCTCAAGCCGTCTGATCCAGAGCCGCTTCGAAGACACAGACCTGTTGCTGGCTGACAATTTCATTCGTGCTGCGGAGGCGGCAGGTCTCAAGCACGTGGTATACTTAAGCGGGCTGATGCCTAAAGAGAAGGAAGGTTTGTCTCCGCACCTCAAGAGCCGTTTAGAGGTCGAAGGCGTGCTGCGCTCGCGTTCCGTCAAAGTGACCGTCTTGAGGGCTGGCCTTATCTTTGGGCCGGGAGGCTCGTCGTTTTCTTTATTGATCAATCTTGTGAGACGTTTGCCGATTATGTTGCTGCCGGCATGGGTTCGTTCACAGACCCATTCGATTGATATTACTGATGTCTGTCAGGCGTTTGAGCTCAGTTTGGTGGATGCGGACTTGGCGGGTGGCACTTACGATCTGGGTGGCCATGAGGCAATGTCCTACCGGGAAATGATCAAAAGAACGGCAGCACTGCTCGGAAAGAATGCCCGGTTTATCAATTTTCCCTACAACGCATTCGGTCTGTCCAAGCAATGGGTGGCTTTGTTCGGGAGCGTGCCTCCGGCTTTGGTGGGGCCTCTGCAGGAAAGTCTGCAGTACGACTTGGTGGCGAGCCCGAACCCCTTGCTGGATCGCCTGCGGGAACGGATGATTCCCTTTGAAGAATCTTTCGCCAGAAGTGTGGATGAAGGCGGCAATCCAAAGCCGAACCCGCGAAGCCGCACTCAAGCGGCCGACCAAGCCTCTTTAAAGGCGGAAAAAAGGGTTCGCTCGGTTCAGCGGATGGGCTACCCGAAGGATTGGTCGGCCAAAGATGTCGCGACCGAGTATGGAGTTTGGCTGACGAGGCGCTTCCGGGGTATCATTCGTGCAGATACGGATTCTGAAGGCATCGTGCGCTTCTCGCTTTTAACCCGGCGTGTTTGTCTTTTGGAGCTCAGCCCGACGCCCTACTCGAGAGGAAATCCGAGACGCTGCGCATTCTACATTTCGGGTGGAATTCTCTCCCGCCAGGTGGATCCGCCCGGACGTCTTGAATTCAGGCTCTTTCCGGAACTTCCCTGCATGATTGCCTCGATTCATGGCTTTGCGCCGACCTTACCCTGGTGGCTCTATGCCAACACACAAGCCCGCCTGCATCTGCGGGTCATGCGCGCCTTTCGCAGGCACATGTCCAAATTGCGGGAGGTGCCGCGAAGCGACACCAATCACTGA
- a CDS encoding OmpA family protein, with protein MNKHARIVFFLLAAALVFTGCTKKQAPTQLSGGVTGSQSDYGGDFVPESGMGGDYGIGADGLEPRSGSDGISNGMYNGREMVEGVLPSIYFGFDSSSISAAERSKLQQAADYLEQNPSMGLLVEGHCDWYGTAEYNLALGDRRAESVSNYLGTLGITPLRVDKLSKGSLEATSGLSKSQSSEDRRADLILLR; from the coding sequence ATGAATAAACACGCCCGTATTGTTTTTTTCCTTCTCGCCGCAGCCCTTGTCTTCACAGGCTGCACTAAGAAGCAAGCACCCACCCAATTGTCCGGCGGTGTCACGGGCAGCCAAAGCGACTATGGCGGCGACTTTGTTCCCGAAAGCGGTATGGGTGGTGACTATGGCATCGGCGCTGACGGCCTGGAGCCTCGCAGCGGTAGCGACGGCATTAGCAACGGCATGTATAACGGGCGCGAAATGGTCGAAGGGGTTCTGCCCTCGATTTATTTCGGCTTCGACTCTTCCTCGATCTCAGCTGCCGAACGCAGCAAGCTGCAGCAAGCAGCGGACTATCTGGAACAGAACCCATCCATGGGCCTTCTGGTCGAGGGCCATTGCGACTGGTACGGCACTGCGGAGTACAACCTTGCACTCGGTGATCGTCGCGCAGAAAGCGTGAGCAACTATCTCGGCACACTCGGCATCACGCCGTTGCGCGTGGATAAGCTTTCCAAGGGTAGCCTTGAAGCGACTTCCGGCCTGTCGAAGTCGCAGTCTTCGGAAGATCGCCGGGCGGACCTTATCCTCCTTCGGTAA